The window CAGTGGCTGCAACCTTCGCTAATGACTCTACCACTGCATAGACGGCACCATGGAATGGACTCCATGACATGAGATAAGGGTTATAACCGTAACTCATAATGGTACCTGTCGTTGTATCCCCTTTAAGTAATGGAAGCTTAGCCACCATGGACTCTGTTGGTGTTAATTGGTATTGGCCTCCAAAGGGCATGAAAACGCTGGATGCCCCAATGGAACTATCAAACTTCTCCACCAAGCCTTTTTGTGAACCCATCTCAAGCTCACCCATCTTACCTAACCACCGCTGTTCAAACGATTGCTCTTCTTTTTTATCCTGTATATTAAAATACGTATCCTGCATATCTGGCGCTAATACATGAATATCCGTTGTTGCCGTTGCACCATTGGTATCCAAGAAATCACGACTCACATTAACGATATCTTGGTCCCGCCACTTCATGACTAAGCGTTTCTCTTGAGTCACATGAGCCACCACCACGGCCTCTAGATTCTCTTCATGAGCAGCTTGTATGAATGCTTCAACATCCTTCGGGTCAAGAACGACAGCCATCCGCTCTTGTGACTCGGATATTGCCAGTTCTGTCCCATCTAGTCCTTCATATTTCTTAGGCACCAAATCAAGATTAATAATTAAACCATCTGCTAATTCCCCAATAGCTACGGATACACCACCTGCTCCAAAATCATTACACTTTTTAATCATCTGCCCCACATACTCATGACGGAAAAAACGTTGTATCTTTCGTTCAGTTGGCGGATTACCCTTCTGAACCTCTGCACCACATGTATGAATAGAATCCTCCGTATGCTCTTTAGAAGAACCTGTTGCACCTCCACAACCATCGCGACCTGTTCGTCCCCCAAGCAACACAATCATATCCCCTGGGTCTGATGTCTCTCTTATGACATTCTTCCTTGGAGCTGTAGCTATCACAGCACCAATTTCCATATGTTTCGCCACATAATTGGGATGATAGATTTCATGAACCATACCTGTAGCTAGTCCTATTTGATTACCATATGCACTATACCCATGTGAACTCTCCCTGGCTATTTTTAGCTGAGATAATTTCCCGGGTAATGTTTCGCTAAGACATGTCCTTGGATCAGCTGAACCTGTCACACGCATAGCCTGATACACATATGAACGCCCTGACAACGGGTCACGAATGGCCCCACCAAGACATGTTGCCGCTCCACCAAATGGTTCAATCTCTGTGGGATGATTATGGGTCTCATTCTTAAACATCACTAACCATTCTTCATCCTGCCCGTCCACATCTACATCTACCACAATACTACAAGCATTAATCTCTTCCGATACTTCAAGGTCATCTAACAGCCCATTAGCCCGACACTTACGCATAGCTAACAACGCAATATCCATCAAACACACATCTTTATCCTTATCCTTGTCACCCAATATGACAGAACGGTCTTCAAGATACTGCTCATACACTTTCCTCACTGGCTCATTATAATGACCATCATCAAAATCAACGTCTTGAATAGCCGTTAAAAAAGTCGTATGCCGACAATGATCTGACCAATAAGTATCCAAAACACGAATCTCCGTAATCGTAGGATTACGCTTCTCTTCTTTAGCAAAATACCCTTGGGTAAACAATAAATCCTCTTCACTCATGGCAAGGGAAAGGGTCTCCAATAACCCCCTAATCTCTTCCTTAGACATGGCTATAAAACCTTCCACAACGTCCACACTATCTGGCATATCTAAAGCCAATGCCAAACTTTCAGGCTTCTCAAGCAAAGCCTCACGGGAATCCACCGGATTAATACAATACTTCTTCACCCGATCAATATCCTCTTGCTTCAGATCACCTTTTAAAACCATCACCCTTGCCACACGAATAGTAGGCCGCATATCCCCATTCAAAATCTGAATACACTGAGCCGCCTGATCTGCCGTCTGATCATACTGTCCCGGTAAAAACTCCACCGCAAAAGCTACCTCATCTTCCCCCATAATCATCTCTTCTTCACTGACCTTATCCACCTGAGGCTCCGAAAAAATCGTATGCAATGCCTCATCATAAGCCTCATCCGTCACATGAGCCACATCATAACGATTAACAATCCGAACACCTTCCAACCTACCAAGACCCAACTGCTCTCTCAAATCCCCCAACAACTGCCTAGCCTGCACATCACACCCATCAACCTTCTCCACAAACACACGCCTAATGCTCTCCATCACACTGTACCTCCTAAGTCATATTATATTTATTATCCAATTACTCAACAATCCATGGTAACATTTCAAGATATATTATTCGAATAACCTACACACACATTACTAAATACCTGGTTATCCAACCTTCCTACCAACATACACCCTACACCACACAACCACCATATAGCCATCACATAGCCCAGTAGATGGGTATATGCATGTAAATGAGTGATTTTCAAATGGTTGTTAGTCCTTCTTAGTGAGCGAAAATACTTCTTACGTTAAGAACCTTAAGTGTCTGACTAGCAGGAGTTCTTAAGGTTTAGTAAGAAGTATTGTAGCGAACTTAGAAGGACTTCAATCATTTGACATGAACGAATTTACATGCATATACCCCTCTACGCCGTCTTACACTTATCTAAATACATAAAATCAAATATTTTCTTTACATCCCCATCATACCATGCTACCATTATTAAGTAAAATTAATAATACTAATACAATCCATAAGGAGTACTAATATATGAATATCAACTACGAACATTACAAAGTCTTCTACCACGTAGCCACCACCCTCAGCTTCTCCAAAGCCTCAACCAACCTCTATATCTCCCAGTCCGCCGTCAGCCAATCCATCAAAACCCTTGAAGAAAAACTCCAAACCACCCTCTTCCATAGAAGCACAAAAAAAGTGACTCTCACCCATGAAGGCACACTGCTCCTTCAACACATTGAACCAGCCATCCACCTGATCCACCACGGTGAAAATAACATTCTGGCTAACCGCTCTTTACAGCAAGGTAAAATACGTATCGGAGCCAGCGATACCATCTGCAAACATATACTCCTACCTTATTTCCAACAGTTTCACCAAGCCTACCCTGACATCCACCTTCAAGTCACCAACCGAACCTCCCTGAAATGTGTACAACTCCTCAAACAGGGTACCGTCGACTTTATCATCACCAACCTACCTAATGAACAGATTACCTCTACCATGACCATGGAACCTTTTTACACCTTTCAAGATATCTTCATAGCAGGTACGCGCTTTGACCACCTGCGGCATACAACATTATCACTAGAGGATATCTTAAACTACCCTCTCCTTATGCTGGAAAAAAACACAACCACAAGCCAATATGCAGAATCGATCTTTACAAAACATCACCTTAAGCTTCAGCCAGAAGTAGAGTTAACCAGCATCGACCTTTTGGTTGAATTGGCTAAAATCAATATCGGTATCTCCCTTGTCCCTGACTACTGCATTAAACATGAGCCTATGGAGCGGGTCTTTCCCCTTAAGCTCCATACACCATTTCCAAAACGTCAACTGGCCATGGTTACCCATAAAAATGTTCCTCTATCCGTAGCCTCTAAGACCTTTATGAATCATATCCAAAAAGGTAAATCTTAATATTTTAGAAGGAAATTAAGTCTTTATACAATCAACATAGACTTAATTCCCTTCATTAAGTATTTAACTATCAGTCAGCATGTTTAATGTTAAACTTGGTCTACTTCGTTACTTTATAAAATGTAACATGTTTATCATTATATGCGCCCTCTCCTTTAAGAAGCTGTGGGTAGGCGTCTATACGCCGAAAGCCTTCTGTTTTAAATATATCTTCGACATCTTGTGGGCTAAAATAGTGGTTCCAGAAGCGGTACAGCTTGTAGTCCCCCCTTTTATCTATCACAATATGCTCGTCAAGTAATGCCTTGTAATCTGGAAAATGTAGGCTGTTGGTTAAAAGCATATAAGGCTCAGGCTGCCAAAAAACACCTTCATCACATTCCCAGTGTTTTTGAAAAGACATATCTACAATACCTTCTTGATCCAATGCATCAAAAATAAAAATGCCACCAACCTTCAGTAAGTTGTAAACACGTTGAATCAGCTTTTTTCTGTCTTCTGGTATCAATACCCCAAAATCACAATAAATCATCATCACCATATCGTATTTTTCACGGGTATCCATTTCTATTTCAAGATAATCCCCACACATATAATCGATGGTCAAGTGATGTTCATTCGCATATTGCTTTGCATAGGCGATGCTATGTGCAGCGTAATCTACACCTGTGACAGTATAACCCTTTTTAGCTAATCGACTGGTATATAAACCCGGCCCGCATCCCAGGTCCAATATTGTACCAGTGCTTTGATTCAAGCATTCTACAATCCATTGGATGGTATGGTGAATGGCTTCTTCTGTTCGACTTGCAGCACCCATATCTGGGTTCAAGTGATAATGAAGTAACTGTTTAGATATATAAGGATCTGTCCACATGGTGTGGGTTCCTTTATCATAAGGTTTTACATCTTGTAATAGCTTCTTTATTGATTCAAATTTCATATGATTAATCTCCTTTTTTCTATTCATTTTAATGAAGTATCTTAAGTAGATGATGTATGCTAACCAAAAAATGCCCTAAAGTATCTTAATTTTACTCTAGGGCATTAAAAAAGTAGTCCTAGAGAAGATTGATTGTTAACGCATAATTAGGTTCACTAAAAAAAGTATGGTTTACATACCACTTAACTGTTATGTAACAGCTTTCCTAATCATGCAGTTAACAATTTTTATCTTCTCCAGACTACTTATGTTATGTGATTATCTATAACACTAAGGCGAACGGATAACATCCCACCATTTCTATTTCATCATTCTACTTAAGAAACATACACAAATAAGCATATCATATGAATGATAGTGTGTCAATTAAGCTTTTTCACTCTATTTGGTCACTTACTGATAAAAGAACCAACTACAACACAAGGTTCTTTCAAAAACCTTTTCCCTAATTAAAAGAACGATTATCCTTTTTAATACGTTTCACATATCTTTCTATATGAATGTAGAATAAATTGACCCGTTAATACTAAAAATACGTCTATAAATGGTTAAGGGTGATCAACATGTTAAAAGGTTACGTATTAATAACAGGTGGTAATAAAGGGATTGGATTAGCGCTTGCAAAAACATTTGCAAAAAATGGCCATCCATTAGTTTTAGTTGGTAAAGATGCATCGGCTCTCTATCGGGCAAGGGATATACTTAAAAACGATTATCATGTCCCCGTTTCCCTTATTCAGAGGGATTTAACTAAAAAAGAGAATGTTCAAGCTATCTATACATTATTACAACATAGAAAAATCCAAATTGACATATTGGTCAACAATGCTGGGTTTGGCACCTACGGGCCATTCATAGAAACAGACCTGGAAAAAGAGTTACAGTTAATTCAACTTAACATGCAATGTGTGACGCATATGACCAAACTTTTTTCAAAAGACATGGCAGCAAGAGGCTATGGAAAGATTTTGAATATAGCCTCTACTAGTGCTTTCCAACCAGGTCCTTATATGGCAGTCTACTTTGCTTCAAAAGCTTATGTCCTTCATTTCAGTGAAGCTCTTCATCATGAGTTTAATCGCTATGGTGTCACAGTGACAGCATTATGTCCCGGTCCTACCAAAACAGATTTTACTGAGCATGCAAAAGGTTCTGGTAAAGCTCGGATTTTCCAATCCATGCTCCCCGTAGAAAAGGTTGCTTACTTAGGTTATAAAGCGCTTATGAATAATCAGTCTTATAAAGTCGTTGGTTTTAAGAATAATCTACTAAGGCAACTTAATCGGTGTATGCCTAGAGGGCTAACTGTGGCTATCACTGGCATGTTGCTGTCAAAAGTGGACCACCCCATCTCAGAGCTTGTAAAGAAAGAATAACCACAATAAAGCGACTATGTCGCGCCTTGCAAAGCAAGTTGATTCTTTAAGAACGCTTACCACCTATGTTCTACTCCTTATACCGTTTCTAAAAAAGCATTGACTGCTTCTTTCCATTGCAAATAGTATTCTTTTTCTACAGGAAAATGGGCTGAGTTTTTAATCTCTATGTACTTTTTTTCCTTTGACCCAAGTTTTTTATACACTTTTTCAGTGTAATATTTAGGGGTCATTTCGTCTTTTTCTGGTTGTAGTATAAGTACTTTTTTATTAAATTTATCATGGGGTATATAAGGTTTACTTTGTAAGACAAGACTTGCCGCTCCTTTTAATGTGATATGGGTACCTGCTTGAGGGTCACGCTTAATTAAGTCATTAAATTCTTTTGAGTCTGTCAATGTATCATAGGAAATAAGGCTGTATGTCTTAATCCTTACCTTCTGCAAATACTTGGATACCCATTTTAATATAGGTATTAAGACATATGTAAAACCTTTAGTGTTGGTTTCATTTAGCATAAATTCCCTGTCACTAAAATCCCATAAACACCAGCAAACAAGACCATCTATGTCTTCTCTTTCACATGCTGCTGCATATGCTAATGGCCCCCCCATACTAGCACCGCCAATTACGATTTTTCCTGTAAATCTTTTTTTAGCATAATCAATACAGTCTTTTAGATTTTGCTTATGTGCATTCCATTCAAAATCACCTTTTAACCCATCATTATAACCGTATCCCTGCATATCAGGTACGACTAGGTTATACCCACATTCAAATAGTGGCATTGTAAATGGTAATAGAACTCTTGCATACCCTGCAATACCATGAGCAAATATAAAGGTGGTTGCATCCTTATTACCTGTATCATATACCTCAAGGTTGATGTCTTGATGGTTGGATTGGATTTTTTCTACCTTAACATGCTGATACCACTTATCAATTAACCCTTCACCAAACCAACCTACCATATAATTCTTCCAATACGCATTCCCTTCAAACATCCAATAACCTCCTAAAAAATTATCATTTAAACTGTCATTTATCTTAATTACTCA is drawn from Vallitalea pronyensis and contains these coding sequences:
- a CDS encoding phosphoribosylformylglycinamidine synthase; this translates as MESIRRVFVEKVDGCDVQARQLLGDLREQLGLGRLEGVRIVNRYDVAHVTDEAYDEALHTIFSEPQVDKVSEEEMIMGEDEVAFAVEFLPGQYDQTADQAAQCIQILNGDMRPTIRVARVMVLKGDLKQEDIDRVKKYCINPVDSREALLEKPESLALALDMPDSVDVVEGFIAMSKEEIRGLLETLSLAMSEEDLLFTQGYFAKEEKRNPTITEIRVLDTYWSDHCRHTTFLTAIQDVDFDDGHYNEPVRKVYEQYLEDRSVILGDKDKDKDVCLMDIALLAMRKCRANGLLDDLEVSEEINACSIVVDVDVDGQDEEWLVMFKNETHNHPTEIEPFGGAATCLGGAIRDPLSGRSYVYQAMRVTGSADPRTCLSETLPGKLSQLKIARESSHGYSAYGNQIGLATGMVHEIYHPNYVAKHMEIGAVIATAPRKNVIRETSDPGDMIVLLGGRTGRDGCGGATGSSKEHTEDSIHTCGAEVQKGNPPTERKIQRFFRHEYVGQMIKKCNDFGAGGVSVAIGELADGLIINLDLVPKKYEGLDGTELAISESQERMAVVLDPKDVEAFIQAAHEENLEAVVVAHVTQEKRLVMKWRDQDIVNVSRDFLDTNGATATTDIHVLAPDMQDTYFNIQDKKEEQSFEQRWLGKMGELEMGSQKGLVEKFDSSIGASSVFMPFGGQYQLTPTESMVAKLPLLKGDTTTGTIMSYGYNPYLMSWSPFHGAVYAVVESLAKVAATGGDYRKTRLTFQEYFKRLGKDKCRWGEPFSALLGAYHVQDVLGIPSIGGKDSMSGTFGDIDVPPTLVSFAVNVVDVNHVISPELKQAGSQLIFLPLHRDAYNLPDFEQLKMNYTRIHELIQDGKILSAHTVSDGGLVEAISKMAMGNKIGVHINETIGEERLYMKQYGSILLEIDHALDYGKLLENLDYIHVGHTQCEQVIQYKMRRIPLDEVIDVWENVLEKVYPTKTKEEGDILQQVYESKHVYVCKHKTAKPKVFMPVFPGTNCEYDTAKAFERAGASVDMLVFKNLTSQDIKGSITQMTKRIEDSQMVMIPGGFSAGDEPEGSGKFIATVFRNPSIKEAVFKMLYERDGLMLGICNGFQALVKLGLVPYGDIRQLTHEAPTLTYNTLGRHISCMAHTKIVSNKSPWLANVQVGDVHAIPVSHGEGRFIVREELAKELFDNGQVATQYVNFEGNPTMDITFNPNGSMYAIEGITSPDGRIFGKMGHSERIGSHVAKNIMGKKDQMIFKSGVEYFTK
- a CDS encoding LysR family transcriptional regulator, with product MNINYEHYKVFYHVATTLSFSKASTNLYISQSAVSQSIKTLEEKLQTTLFHRSTKKVTLTHEGTLLLQHIEPAIHLIHHGENNILANRSLQQGKIRIGASDTICKHILLPYFQQFHQAYPDIHLQVTNRTSLKCVQLLKQGTVDFIITNLPNEQITSTMTMEPFYTFQDIFIAGTRFDHLRHTTLSLEDILNYPLLMLEKNTTTSQYAESIFTKHHLKLQPEVELTSIDLLVELAKINIGISLVPDYCIKHEPMERVFPLKLHTPFPKRQLAMVTHKNVPLSVASKTFMNHIQKGKS
- a CDS encoding class I SAM-dependent methyltransferase, whose protein sequence is MKFESIKKLLQDVKPYDKGTHTMWTDPYISKQLLHYHLNPDMGAASRTEEAIHHTIQWIVECLNQSTGTILDLGCGPGLYTSRLAKKGYTVTGVDYAAHSIAYAKQYANEHHLTIDYMCGDYLEIEMDTREKYDMVMMIYCDFGVLIPEDRKKLIQRVYNLLKVGGIFIFDALDQEGIVDMSFQKHWECDEGVFWQPEPYMLLTNSLHFPDYKALLDEHIVIDKRGDYKLYRFWNHYFSPQDVEDIFKTEGFRRIDAYPQLLKGEGAYNDKHVTFYKVTK
- a CDS encoding SDR family NAD(P)-dependent oxidoreductase, with protein sequence MLKGYVLITGGNKGIGLALAKTFAKNGHPLVLVGKDASALYRARDILKNDYHVPVSLIQRDLTKKENVQAIYTLLQHRKIQIDILVNNAGFGTYGPFIETDLEKELQLIQLNMQCVTHMTKLFSKDMAARGYGKILNIASTSAFQPGPYMAVYFASKAYVLHFSEALHHEFNRYGVTVTALCPGPTKTDFTEHAKGSGKARIFQSMLPVEKVAYLGYKALMNNQSYKVVGFKNNLLRQLNRCMPRGLTVAITGMLLSKVDHPISELVKKE
- a CDS encoding alpha/beta hydrolase, yielding MFEGNAYWKNYMVGWFGEGLIDKWYQHVKVEKIQSNHQDINLEVYDTGNKDATTFIFAHGIAGYARVLLPFTMPLFECGYNLVVPDMQGYGYNDGLKGDFEWNAHKQNLKDCIDYAKKRFTGKIVIGGASMGGPLAYAAACEREDIDGLVCWCLWDFSDREFMLNETNTKGFTYVLIPILKWVSKYLQKVRIKTYSLISYDTLTDSKEFNDLIKRDPQAGTHITLKGAASLVLQSKPYIPHDKFNKKVLILQPEKDEMTPKYYTEKVYKKLGSKEKKYIEIKNSAHFPVEKEYYLQWKEAVNAFLETV